TAGGAGGTTCATATCCTTTCATCGATTGAGCTACTAGATCTATAGCATCGGGTTGAGAGGCCAGGGGAAGTAGTGAGGGATAAGGACTATTCCATCCATCCGTATCGTTATTATCTCCGTTATCCTGTTGATTGACACTGCCATCATCACTCgtagaagaaggagatgggtCGTTGTATAATCCTACTGTCGAAGTTGGTGAAGTGAGAGTACCGACTAGCTGTCCGAGtggattgatgatatacatctttccttctacTTCGATGGTTCTCAAACCATTCATCACTGGTGCGGTGGTTGAAGATGTTCCAGTAGTGGTAGATACGTCTGAAGCAAGTTTGAGTATTTGTCCGGTGGATAATAAATAGGTATTGGATCCGAGGGATTGAACGATATTGTCGAGCCAGCGGCTGTACCATTGACGTCTTGAGAGAGGTTATTAACCACACCTGTGGGATTGCTAGTATCTAAAGACCCTACAACTCCATTGATCGGCTGAACAACCCCCGAGAAAGGTCCATTGGAAGTCAAGCCTTGTACCGTGGACGTAAGATCTTGTACAGGTAGACCTTTCGTCAATCCTCCGACTGTCGACGTAACTCCTTGAAGAGGTAATCCAGCAGTCAACCCATTGATCGTACCAGTCAGACCTTGTAATGGAAGTCCACCGGTAAGACTCCCAACCGTATTGGTGAGACCTTGAATAGGAAGACCATTGGTCAATCCATTGACTGTCCCAGTTATAccttgaagaggaagtccGTTTGTCAGACCGCCGACTGCTCCAGTGATACCTTGAAGTGGCGAACCAGAAGTCAATCCTCCTACTAATCCCTGTATGGGTAATCCATTGGTCAAACCTCCAACGGTCCCTGTCAATCCTTGTAATGGCAATCCATTCGTTAATCCACCAAGTGTTCCGGTCAATCCTTGAAGTGGTAGACCGTTTGTCAAGCCGCCTACAGTGCCTGTAAGACCTTGAATGGgattaccaccaccaccacctaacACACTACCTACTAGGGGTAATCCACCGAGTAATCCTGTAGCTTGACCAGTCACTCCACCTAAGGTATTACCAGATTGACCGATAGCTTGTGTAATCACACCTTGAGGTAACCCCGTGATGTCCCCTCCTGATTTGGCAGCTTGTGGAATCATAGGTACTGATGTGGGGATAGATAGACCGGCGTTGGATGGGATAAGGGGGTTGGAGGGCGAGGGAATGGAGGGCACCGAGGGGAGTTGTCTTTTGTCTGTGCACGGAATGTATTACATTTAGCATCAACTTATACCCAATCTAACAACGATGTGTAAAATACAAGTAGACTATACAATAGCTTCTCTTGACGAGTcaggagggagaagaagaagtagatgtttcactcacttggtcctttcatccctccaatacctatcaaaccccctccccctcttccACCAAGGTTAACgtccaatcccaatccaccgTTTGTATTCCCGGGGCCATTCGCATTTCGATAATTGGCTAAATCGACATTCAATCCCAAGGAATTGACCCCTATACCAAGTAAAGGTGATGAATCTCCTCCGGGTCTAGGCGAATCTGTATAATCTTCAGTATTTGGATTAGGTGATCGAAGTTTCGAATTTGTTCCAACGTCCAAAGCGGCATTACCGTTGAAATTCGAGTTGGGTACAGGAGGAAGGGGCGCACCGAATGTCGCTGTTGAGGAGAGTGCGAGGGAAGTAAGGAGGATAGGGGTGGTTGAGAATTTCATGATGTCTCGTTGGTCGTCGTTGAAAATAGATTGAAATGAACTAAGCGTGGAAGTAAGTCTGAAATGTGATTTGATAAATTAAGTATTATAAAGCTATATATAGTAGTATGAAAAATGTATTATAAGTAATTATAATGCTCGACCAGCGAGATTTAAAGTAAATTGGATAGAGCAAAGTTAGAGGGTGAAGCAAGCtaaaaaagaaaagaaaaaggaagagattgatatcCTCATTTAAATATACCTGTGCTTATGTACATCTTTCCTGCAGCATATTTCTATTCGTTGGTACAGCGGATTAGCAAGATACTGATAAGTCGTTCTGGGTAAGAATCATATAGGTATATTTGGGGAATTTCAATTCGGACTAAATGAATGATTCCAACTAGTCTTCGTCATAAATCCCTGTCTCACTGATAAGTCCATTCTTAGATAAGATCGTTACTAAGTCAGGGTGGCTTGAATGAAACAGTCAGACATCTATACTATGATCAATCTTACTGGCATTTAACGCTGTTGGCCATTAGTAACATGAATTATTATTAAATCCGTTATCATCCATGATCCATTCGTAATATCTCAACTGGAAGGCTTGAGTCGACAGTATTCAGACACACTCCTCTCTCTACGAATGACTTCTCCCGATCCTACGTCCTGGAcctactcttcatcttcggcaATCTCCAACAACCTCCAGCcctccccttctccttcctctctcaccacacccttttccttccaccacctcaacccaTCTTTAATCAACTTATCAGTAATCTTCAatttctccttgatctctCCTACAGTCAATATATCTTGACCCTCAAACAATTCAATGATGGAAGCTTGGGTGGGGTTcgcttcaacttcgaccaCACGATCTTCCAGCTCGATGGACATATGCACTGTACcgagagattggaggaaTCGAAGGTGTTTGTCGGGTTTGAAATGATGGAAAGCGGATTCGTATTCTTGTTGAGCTCTGAACAAGATGTAAGGTCAGTATGTATGATCCTTGATGATCACGGTGATAAGTCTGTGATCGAGGAgaaaagatgatagatgaatgGCCGATGGCGTTGACGAGCAGTCTGGACGGAGGGTGACTCACTTAAGTAATTTTGATGGTAGACATAAAGATGTTCCAGGTACGTTCGGCCAGAACATCTTGGATATGACCAAAGGATGAACAGTTGACTAAGCAATATACAATCATATAAGCTATGTGATCTACTTTTGGGAtagaaaagagaaacaattagctcaccttgatatcACCCTGAACATGATCATCTATCCTCTTCGAATCCGCCATATCTTTCAACATGACATCGCAGATCTGTAGAGCTTGTTCACCGAATCGTAATTTCAATAATTCGATAATTCGGATCTACCCCGTTTCTGCCATTAGCATATTGCAATACCATTTTAAGGGCATTTGgctcacctctttcaccGCATCGTAATCTCTCACAGCTAACAATCTGGTCGCCAACAATACTTGGAGTTCTTTGACGATAACCTCCCGAGTTTGGTATATACTAACGAGTGTCGAGACGATATCACCTGCTTTACCTGATCTGAATTCTGTTGTCATCGAAAGATAAATCAGCATGCACAGTTCCTGGTCATGGAATGCGCCTCGGGTAAAACCCAACCTTCCTTTGACGGATAATAGTATCTAGACCAAAATCCGAAGGGAATAACGTCTAACCCACCTGGAGCAGCATCAACAGGCTCGGGATCCCATTTCGGATCTGACCAATCTTCtatttccattccatcttcagcaCCATCCCTTATCAATCCTGCATTCTCATTTTCGTCGCCCAgctcttcaccttctactAACGCACTGACAATACATTTGGTCGTATCTGATCGTTCTCTTAGATGTTTTCGGATGGGAGTAGCTACTTTATGTAACAATACGCCTTGTGGATCTAATATCCTTAACGATCGGATAGTAGATATGTATATTGATAATACTAGTTTGGTCTCTGCTCCAGGATGTAAAAGACGTTTCAAGTtgctatatacatatacaagtGATTGATCTGTCAGATTCATTCGTTTCGCGTCAAATTTGCTCGTCAAGCTGTATAGGATGATACGTACGCTGCGTTAAGCTTATTGACTAGTTCAAGTCGTTGGTCAACTTTGAACAAGCATTCCTGTACATGAGGCTATCAGCTTGAGGACGGAGAGAAAAGCAGCTGACACCATACCTTGAGATCTTCCAATGCAGCCATAGAGTCAGGGAAATCAACAATTATATCGAACAGTTCATCGGTCCTGGAAATCAAGAGATCAGCTGTTGTCAGTGAAAACCTTGACACACGCAGCTCACCTGATATCGAAGAAGCATTTGCAAAGATAGTAATCAAACCTGGAGAACATCGGTCTGAGAGCAGCTTGAGCGGATTCGTTCCCTGCGATTTGACATATAGAGATCAGCACACTTCAAATTTGGGTTGACGATACATCGCATCCTTAATGAATTCGATCTTTCCCCTTGTGTCATCCTCCAAGATTGTCCCATCTGATTATCCTATGGCATCGAGACGAAAGGACGCCTTACTCACCCTCGAACATCCCGCTCAACCAATTAGCAACTCCATCCCCAACTCTCTGTCTGGCCCTGGTTAATCGTCTGGTATCCCATCCCTTCTCCGCCTCTTCCCTTGCAATCTTCTCAATTTCCTTATAAGCTACTTTACTCAGTGTACCGGAATATCTAGGGAATATACCCAGTCTGGATAGATGGGGCGAGGGTGGTGGAACTTTGTGGTAGTTTACTGGAACGCTTTGGAATAGCTGAGGCATAGTTGGGGGATCAAGTAaatgagagggaagggatgCGAGTGACTCGgataagaatgataagaGGTATTTTGGAAATAAGGGAGATAGGGTGGAatggaggagggaatggaatACCTGGGTGAATGTGCCTATAAGTTTTGGGCTGTAGGTATGAACGAACGTAAATGGACATCAGCTAGATATCTTAGATATAACACAGTAGTATGGATATGTATTGATCGACGGTATACAAAGCACTCGGAGGGATCAGACTTAACCATACTCACTCGTGGAAAGCCCTCAATGGTACGCCCCAAGCTCTCTGCCAGACTGCCAACCTCTCTAGCATCTCAATCATCACTGGTCCAACTTGGtcgtcctcctcctcaactAAGGTCAGATGATCGATATACCTTTGAACATCACGTATGATAAGATAGAAGCGTGATTCAACAGCGTCTGAGGACACACAAGTCCGACATAAGCTTGACTACGATTGGACTTTCTATAGAAATGACAGCACTGAGCAGCTTACCCAAGAATTCAGAATATAACGATGAACTCCTACCATCCCTTAAGGCAATTTGGAAAGCTGTCGTCACATCTGGAGTTTCGACTAGCACcgaatatcagcttcttccgtTGAGTTGGTCCTGCAAGTCAGAACTTACTTGGCTTCACTGCTGATCTCGAAGATGTCACATCTTTCGGATAGAGGTAATTCCCAGCAACTCTCAACGCCTACAACGGATGAGAAGcgtcaaatcaaatcaaatcatttAGTATGACAAGGTGGGACACAACATACATGAGCTAGCTGTTCATATTGCCTTGCACCTTGAGCAGATGTCGATGGGAGGTTCCAGTCGTTGAGGGCTGCTACTAGGGCCATACTTATTTAGCTTTTAGTGTCGAAGACATTGACATTGTTATTGTGAATTCTTTAATCTGGCTGATCAACGTAACATCAGACGCGTGACAATGAACATGGAAGTGGAGATCACCGCGTTTCCTGATGTGCCATGTGGCGAAGTGCCACAAGTACACAGTGCTTGACCTCAAACACCGATCACCTTTAACTGCACACCTAGTGGAAAACGAGGCCTGAGCTGCAACCAAAAAGGACACAGCCCCTTACGCCGATGACGTTGCAGATTCGACACTTGTTTATATCGTTTATTTATCTGCAGATGTCTTCCTCTCGAGTATCCACTATTGACCAGATACCCAAAACAGCTCAGCTGCGAGTACGGGACGGATGAAAGAAGGTTATGCATGTGATTATGGGTGCATTAACTGCAGTTTCTCCGATTGGTTATGCCTTCTAACCAAGCACAGCATATGTGCTGGATGTTTGGTATTTGAGCCGCAGTCTTTTGTAATGGTGATTAGGAATGTGTTGTAATGCAATAACACAAGTGGACCAGCTCAGGCGGGAATGGATTTGTATTGAGTGTATCGACTGTGTTAGTTTCAGGGTCCTGATGTGGTAATGGTTTGCTTTTATCCTTTGtaattcccattccctctcacccctttccctttttcaCCTGCAGCAAAGCTTACACGCGTATTTACCTGACAAACAACCATACAccataccaccaccatacaccatacaccatacaccatacaccatacaacttttcattcattcttcaaACTCCCTTTgcaaactcatcttcattccactctttcttctttcctataCTTCATTCGTACTCACTAGACTCTCTTTACGTCTCGACGACACACAGACAGACACGTCTCGATCATCACCCATACCATAGTGGTGATACCACGATAGGGACGATCAACAAAAGACGGGAAAgcaaagaaaggatatcaaaGGAACGGCAAAAAGATAGATCGTTCATATCTCTCTCCATATCTCTCTATCTTAACGACATAGGACAATTTATCAACAGACAGATCGTTTCAGAGAGAAGCTGTGAGAAGGTAGTCAAGGTGTTGTGTAGTCAAGTAGTGTTTCTGTTCTTTTTCTCCCAAATTTGTAGGTGAGTGAACGATAACCCAAATCAATCGATAGACATCCTATAATCCAACATAAAGGCTTAGTCCTCTTGGCGGTCCAAGCTATCTTACACTCCATCTTAGatatctcattcatcttcattctaTCCTCTTGCCATCTTCTTTATACTATCATCAGCATCGCAGGACGTAGCTTTTGATTATAATCGTGTCCGACACGCACAGCCCCTGTAACTCAACATCTACCTAAAGCTACCCGCTCACTTAACGTCATTTTTTTAGCTTTCATCAATAATGTCATACCCTAACGCACCTCCCGGTCCCAAAcatcaaccatcttcttATTCCTCTGGCTCATCCGATCCATTCAACACTCAGCAATTACCATACGACAATGCCCATCACGCAGGGGGTTACACTCATCCGGATGCGGTCAATATCCCAGGTGCGGGTGTAGCTCCTCCAGGTCAAGGAGGACAGTATGCACCCGTTTTCGATACCGAAGCGGAGATGAGAGGTAGaatggaaggtggtggtagagCTGTGGAGACATGGGCGAGTGACAGTGGATACAGTGGGAATGGTGGGTGATCGCGTcgatacatacacatatacacagCATGGACTAATCACTTTTGTTCAGATGGTTACTACAACTCATCAGAATACCACGGTCAACCAGGTTACGTCCCATCCAGAGCTTCCACACCTACTTTCACAGAGGGTAGTAGAGATGGTCATCGACCCAGGGAACCTTATGTGAATATCCACAATTCCTTCATTATGTGATACTCCCGCTGATATATCATTTAGCCCGCTTGGACCCAAGAGGCAAACATCCCATTGtccaaagaagagatcgaagatgtGTTGATCGACTTGGCCAACAAATTCGGTTTCCAGAAAGACTCTTCACGAAACGTTTACGACTTCTTGATGATCCAGTTAGATTCCCGGGCATCCAGAATGTCACCTAATCAAGCTCTTCTCACTTTACATGCCGATTACATCGGTGGTGAACATGCCAATTACAGGAAATGGTACTTCGCCTCTCAACTCGACTTGGACGATGCTATCGGTGCAGTGCAAAATCCAGGTTTATCCAGAGTCAGATCGGTAGCTAGACGAGGTAAAGGCCCAAAGGGGAAACAGGCACCTGCTACCGCCCAGGAAAAATCCCTTGATTCAGCTACCAACCGATGGAGAACGGCTATGAACAACATGTCTCAGTATGACCGACTCCGTCAAGTCGCTCTGTACTTGCTCTGTTGGGGTGAGGCTGCTCAGGTCAGGTTCATGCCTGAATGTCTatgtttcatcttcaaatgcGCGGACGATTATTACCGATCACCCGAATGTCAGAACAGAGTTGAGGCTGTCCCAGAAGGATTGTACCTGCGAGCTGTCGTCAAGCCTATCTACAAGTTCCTGCGAGATCAAGGGTACgaagtggtggatggaaGATTCTTGAAAAGGGAGAACGATCACGATAAGACTATTGGTTACGACGATGTCAACCAATTGTTCTGGTACCCTGAGGGTGTCAGCAGGATTGTCTTGAAtgataaggtgagctgagtGATTTGCATTTCCTGCTAATAGCTAACAATCACGCGTAGACCCGTCTCGTCGATATCCCTCCTGCTCAACGATTCATGAAATTTGACAGGATCGATTGGAACAAGGTATTCTTCAAGACTTATCTCGAAAaacgatccttcttccacttgcTCGTCAACTTCAATCGTATCTGGGTTCTGCACATCTCCGTCTTCTGGTTCTACACTGCTTACAACGCTCCTTCCATCTACGCCCAAACAGGTTCAACGAAAGCTACCACTCCCATGGCATGGTCCGTCACTGCGTTGGGTGGTGCTGTTGCTTCGATTATCATGATTGCCGCTACCCTCGCTGAATTCTCTTACATCCCTACGACTTGGAACAATACTTCTCACTTGACTCGACGATTGATATTCcttttgatcatcctcgGTATCACCGGAGCTCCCACTATTTACATCGCCTTCTGGAATCAAACAGGTCAAGTGTCGTTGATTCTCGGTATCGTTCAGTTCTTCGTATCCGTCGTAGCCACTGCTGCATTCGCTACTTTACCTTCTGGCCGAATGTTCGGTGACAGAGTCGCTGGTAAATCAAGAAAGTACTTGGCCAATCAAACGTTCACTGCGTCGTACCCCAAGCTACCAAGGAACAATCGATTCGCTTCGTTCTTGCTCTGGTTCCTCATTTTCGGTTGTAAATTCACTGAATCATACTTCTTCTTGACGTTATCCTTCCGAGATCCCATCAAGGTAATGGTTGGAATGAAAGTGCAAAACTGTCACGACAAATATCTAGGTACTGGATTATGTACGAACCAACCCGCCTTTGCCTTGACGGTCATGTTTGTCATGGACTTGACTCTGTTTTTCTTGGATACTTTCCTTTGGTACGTCATCTGGAACACCGTCTTCTCTATCGCAAGAAGTTTCGCAATTGGTATGTCCATCTGGACACCATGGGCCGATATTTTCGCTAGATTGCCCAAGAGGATTTACGCAAAGATTTTGGCTACTGCCGATATGGAAGTGAAGTATAAgccaaaggtgagttgtatatGTGTTGGTGAGGGTAGCAGCTAACTTGCTATATCAGGTACTCGTATCCCAAGTTTGGAACGCCGTCATCATCTCCATGTATCGAGAACATCTCTTGTCCATCGAACACGTCCAGAAGTTACTGTACCACCAAGTTCAATCCGATCAACCTGGCAAACGAACCCTCCGAGCTCCAGCATTCTTCATCTCGCAAGGTGATAAAGGTGTAAAGACCGAGTTCTTCCCCAAAGGATCCGAAGCCGAACGACgaatctctttcttcgctcAGTCGCTTACCACTGCTATCCCTGAACCAATCCCAGTTGAGGCTATGCCAACATTCACCGTCCTTGTACCTCACTACTCAGAGAAGATCTTGTTATCACTTAGGGAGATTATCAGAGAGGAAGATCAGAATACCCGAGTCACCTTGTTAGAATACCTCAAACAACTCCATCCTATCGAATGGGACAACTTCGTCAGAGATACCAAGATCTTGGCTGAAGAATCCAATATGTTCAACGGTGGTAACCCCTTCGGTAATGACGAGAAGGCTGAAGCGAAGAAGGCCGATGATATCCCATTCTACACCATCGGTTTCAAGTCTGCTGCTCCTGAATACACCCTGCGAACTCGAATCTGGGCTTCGCTTCGTGCTCAAACTCTTTACCGAACGGTCTCTGGTTTCATGAACTACTCCAAAGCTATCAAGTTGCTCTACCGAGTCGAGAATCCTGAAGTTGTGCAATTGTTCGGAGGTAACACTGATCAACTTGAACGAGAACTCGAACGAATGGCGCGAAGAAAGTTCAAATTTGTCGTTTCCATGCAAAGATACTCGAAATTCAACAAGGAAGAACATGAAAATGCCGAATTCCTGCTCCGAGCCTACCCTGATTTGCAAATCGCTTACTTAGATGAAGAACCACCTAGAAAGGACGGTGGCGAATCGAGGATTTTCTCTGCTTTGGTTGACGGACACTCTGAGATCTTGCCTAACGGTAGAAGAAGACCCAAGTTCAGAATTGAGTTACCCGGTAACCCAATCTTAGGTGACGGTAAATCGGATAACCAGAATCACGCCATTGTCTTCTACCGAGGTGAATACTTGCAACTCATCGATGCGAACCAGGATAACTATTTGGAAGAATGTCTCAAGATCAGAAACGTTCTAGGTGAATTTGAGGAGTTCAGGGTGTCCAACCAATCTCCTTATGCCCAAAACGGTCATCAGCAATTCGAGAAATTCCCTGTTGCAATTTTAGGTGCCAGAGAATATATCTTCTCTGAAAACATTGGTATTTTAGGTGATATCGCTGCCGGTAAAGAACAGACGTTCGGTACTCTCGCTGCTAGGTCATTGTCATACATCGGAGGTAAATTGCATTATGGACATCCCGATTTCCTCAACGCGATCTACATGAATACTCGAGGTGGTGTTTCAAAGGCTCAAAAAGGATTACACTTGAACGAAGATATCTACGCTGGTATGATGGCTTTCGGACGAGGTGGTAGGATCAAGCATTCAGAGTACTACCAATGTGGTAAAGGAAGAGATTTAGGTTTCGGTACTATTTTGAATTTCCAAACTAAGATCGGGACTGGTATGGGTGAACAGATGCTTTCGAGAGAATATTATTATTTGGGTACCCAATTGCCAATCGATAGATTCTTGACTTTCTACTACGGTCATCCAGGTTTCCATATCAACAATATCGTGCGTTCCCCCTTTTCTGATACAAGACCAATACTGACTTTTGATTGATTGCAGCTCGTCATGTGTTCCGTTCAAGTGTTCATGCTGGCCCTCGTCTTCCTCGGTACCTTGAACAAACAATTGGTTGTCTGTAAATACAGTGCTGCCGGTGATATTTTACCTGGTCAAAGTGGTTGTTACAACCTCCAACCTGTGTTCAGATGGATCAAACGATGTATCATCTCGATTTTCATCGTGTTCTGGGTCGCTTTCGTCCCTCTTTTCGTGCAGGGTGAGTAAATCTGCCTCACGGAGACAAAGATCTCGAGCTTATAGAGTGTATACAGAACTTACCGAACGAGGTGCTGGTCGAGCCATCTTACGTCTATGCAAGCACTTCTTATCCCTCTCACCGGTATTCGAAGTGTTCTCCACTCAGATTTACATGCACTCGATCTTGAATAACTTGACTTTCGGTGGTGCGAGATATATCGCCACTGGTCGAGGTTTCGCTACTACGCGTATCTCTTTCAGTATCTTATAGTGAGTTGTCAGGTTGTGACCCGTCAAGCTTATGCTGACTATTCATCCAGCTCTCGATTCGCTGGCCCTTCGATCTACCTTGGTCTTCGAACATTGGTATTGTTGTTATACGTCACCTTGTCCGTGTTCGTCCCTCACCTGATCTACTTCTGGATCACCGTCGTTGGTCTCTGTGTCGCTCCATTCTTGTTCAACCCGCATCAATTCTCCTATTCCGACTTTATCATCGATTACCGAGAATTCCTTCGATGGATGTCTAGAGGTAACTCCCGAACACACGCCAACTCATGGGTCGGATACTGCCGATTGTCAAGAACCCGAATTACCGGtttcaagaggaagagactTGGTTTGCCATCTGAGAAACTCTCCTCAGATACACCCAGAGCACCTTGGAAAGCTATTGTTGTTGGTGAAATCATCGGTCCGATCTGCGTcgccatcctcttcgtcatctgttACCTCTTCGTCAAGTCATTCACTGTCGATGGAAAAACTCAACCTGGTCTATTACGAATCGCCATCATCGCCCTTGGACCGATCGTATGGAACATGGCATTTTTGATCACCTTATTCTTGATCTCAGTCTTCCTCGGACCATGCTTGAACTCTTACACCAACCAATTCGGAGCTACCATGGCTGCCATTGCTCACTTCGGTGCTGTCGTTGGTATGGTTGCGTTCTTCGAGTTCCTGTGGTTCTTAGAATTATGGGATACCTCGCATGCCGTATTGGGTATTATTGCTGTGATCTCAGTGCAAAGGTGTATCTTCAAGATCCTCATTGCCGTCTTCCTTTCAAGAGAATTCAAGCACGATGAAACCAACAGAGCATGGTGGACTGGTGTATGGTTCAACAGAGGCTTAGGTTCGCACGCTTTATCTCAACCTGCAAGAGAGTTTGTGGTCAAGACGATCGAAATGGGTTTATACTCTGCCGATTTTATTGCTTGTCACTTGCTGTTGTTCCTCTTGACTCCACCAATGTTGATACCTTATTTCGATCGTTTACACGCTACGATGTTGTTCTGGTTGGCTCCCTCGCAACAGATCAGACCTCCTATTTACAGTTTCAGACAAAGGAgtcagagaag
The nucleotide sequence above comes from Kwoniella europaea PYCC6329 chromosome 1, complete sequence. Encoded proteins:
- a CDS encoding 1,3-beta-glucan synthase component FKS1 is translated as MSYPNAPPGPKHQPSSYSSGSSDPFNTQQLPYDNAHHAGGYTHPDAVNIPGAGVAPPGQGGQYAPVFDTEAEMRGRMEGGGRAVETWASDSGYSGNDGYYNSSEYHGQPGYVPSRASTPTFTEGSRDGHRPREPYPAWTQEANIPLSKEEIEDVLIDLANKFGFQKDSSRNVYDFLMIQLDSRASRMSPNQALLTLHADYIGGEHANYRKWYFASQLDLDDAIGAVQNPGLSRVRSVARRGKGPKGKQAPATAQEKSLDSATNRWRTAMNNMSQYDRLRQVALYLLCWGEAAQVRFMPECLCFIFKCADDYYRSPECQNRVEAVPEGLYLRAVVKPIYKFLRDQGYEVVDGRFLKRENDHDKTIGYDDVNQLFWYPEGVSRIVLNDKTRLVDIPPAQRFMKFDRIDWNKVFFKTYLEKRSFFHLLVNFNRIWVLHISVFWFYTAYNAPSIYAQTGSTKATTPMAWSVTALGGAVASIIMIAATLAEFSYIPTTWNNTSHLTRRLIFLLIILGITGAPTIYIAFWNQTGQVSLILGIVQFFVSVVATAAFATLPSGRMFGDRVAGKSRKYLANQTFTASYPKLPRNNRFASFLLWFLIFGCKFTESYFFLTLSFRDPIKVMVGMKVQNCHDKYLGTGLCTNQPAFALTVMFVMDLTLFFLDTFLWYVIWNTVFSIARSFAIGMSIWTPWADIFARLPKRIYAKILATADMEVKYKPKVLVSQVWNAVIISMYREHLLSIEHVQKLLYHQVQSDQPGKRTLRAPAFFISQGDKGVKTEFFPKGSEAERRISFFAQSLTTAIPEPIPVEAMPTFTVLVPHYSEKILLSLREIIREEDQNTRVTLLEYLKQLHPIEWDNFVRDTKILAEESNMFNGGNPFGNDEKAEAKKADDIPFYTIGFKSAAPEYTLRTRIWASLRAQTLYRTVSGFMNYSKAIKLLYRVENPEVVQLFGGNTDQLERELERMARRKFKFVVSMQRYSKFNKEEHENAEFLLRAYPDLQIAYLDEEPPRKDGGESRIFSALVDGHSEILPNGRRRPKFRIELPGNPILGDGKSDNQNHAIVFYRGEYLQLIDANQDNYLEECLKIRNVLGEFEEFRVSNQSPYAQNGHQQFEKFPVAILGAREYIFSENIGILGDIAAGKEQTFGTLAARSLSYIGGKLHYGHPDFLNAIYMNTRGGVSKAQKGLHLNEDIYAGMMAFGRGGRIKHSEYYQCGKGRDLGFGTILNFQTKIGTGMGEQMLSREYYYLGTQLPIDRFLTFYYGHPGFHINNILVMCSVQVFMLALVFLGTLNKQLVVCKYSAAGDILPGQSGCYNLQPVFRWIKRCIISIFIVFWVAFVPLFVQELTERGAGRAILRLCKHFLSLSPVFEVFSTQIYMHSILNNLTFGGARYIATGRGFATTRISFSILYSRFAGPSIYLGLRTLVLLLYVTLSVFVPHLIYFWITVVGLCVAPFLFNPHQFSYSDFIIDYREFLRWMSRGNSRTHANSWVGYCRLSRTRITGFKRKRLGLPSEKLSSDTPRAPWKAIVVGEIIGPICVAILFVICYLFVKSFTVDGKTQPGLLRIAIIALGPIVWNMAFLITLFLISVFLGPCLNSYTNQFGATMAAIAHFGAVVGMVAFFEFLWFLELWDTSHAVLGIIAVISVQRCIFKILIAVFLSREFKHDETNRAWWTGVWFNRGLGSHALSQPAREFVVKTIEMGLYSADFIACHLLLFLLTPPMLIPYFDRLHATMLFWLAPSQQIRPPIYSFRQRSQRRKIVFTYSIVYVLIQAIFVALIVLPLLFKGVIGLKPSDVPFGAVI